A genomic stretch from Zeimonas sediminis includes:
- a CDS encoding TRAP transporter large permease: protein MSLNEWLAIGLIAGFLVMMMLGIPVAIALAVSGFVFGWLGFGDTLFSLLPARLYGVVTNYTMLAIPLFVFMGVMLEKSRVAEDMLETIGRAMGGVNGGMGIAIVLVGVLMGASTGIVGATVVTVAMLTLPTLLRRGYSPGIACGTICASGTLGQIIPPSLVLILLSEIVGESVGTLFAAAFLPGLALAAIYVVYLLAMGWLRPSAVPAIPADERAAHAAGSLARDLLRTVVPPLLLVVAVLGSIIGGVAAPTEAASMGALGSALIAIGARRMNGKLLRETLHGTLTITAMVFFILLCAQPFALAFRGLGGEGMVHGLFSMVPGGETGALLFLMALLFVLGFFLEWIEISYIALPMFLPVFQNYGTDMVWLATLVALNLQMSFLTPPFGWALFFLKGVAPAGVTTRHIYLGALPFVLLQMLAVAILFLFPGVATWLPKAIGW from the coding sequence GTGAGCCTCAACGAATGGCTCGCGATCGGCCTGATCGCGGGCTTCCTGGTCATGATGATGCTCGGCATCCCGGTCGCGATCGCGCTGGCCGTGTCGGGCTTCGTGTTCGGCTGGCTTGGCTTCGGCGACACGCTGTTCTCGCTGCTGCCTGCCCGCCTCTACGGCGTCGTCACCAACTACACGATGCTGGCGATCCCGCTGTTCGTGTTCATGGGCGTGATGCTCGAGAAGTCGCGCGTGGCCGAGGACATGCTCGAGACGATCGGTCGCGCGATGGGCGGCGTGAACGGGGGCATGGGCATCGCGATCGTGCTGGTCGGCGTGCTGATGGGCGCCTCGACCGGCATCGTCGGCGCGACCGTGGTCACGGTGGCGATGCTGACCCTGCCCACCTTGCTGCGGCGAGGTTATTCGCCGGGCATCGCCTGCGGCACGATCTGCGCATCGGGCACGCTCGGGCAGATCATCCCGCCCAGCCTGGTGCTGATCCTGCTGTCCGAGATCGTCGGCGAGTCGGTCGGCACGCTGTTCGCGGCGGCCTTCCTGCCGGGGCTCGCGCTGGCGGCCATCTACGTGGTCTACCTGCTGGCGATGGGCTGGCTGCGGCCGTCCGCGGTGCCGGCGATCCCGGCCGACGAGCGCGCCGCGCACGCTGCGGGCTCGCTCGCGCGCGACCTGCTGCGCACCGTGGTGCCGCCGCTTCTGCTGGTGGTGGCGGTTCTCGGCTCGATCATCGGCGGCGTCGCCGCGCCCACCGAGGCCGCGTCGATGGGCGCGCTGGGCAGCGCGCTGATCGCGATCGGCGCGCGGCGGATGAACGGCAAGCTGCTGCGCGAAACGCTGCACGGCACGCTGACGATCACCGCGATGGTCTTCTTCATCCTGCTGTGCGCGCAGCCCTTCGCGCTCGCCTTTCGCGGGCTGGGCGGCGAGGGCATGGTGCACGGCCTGTTCTCGATGGTGCCCGGCGGCGAGACCGGCGCGCTGCTCTTCCTGATGGCGCTGTTGTTCGTGCTCGGCTTCTTCCTCGAGTGGATCGAGATCTCGTACATCGCGCTGCCGATGTTCCTGCCGGTCTTCCAGAACTACGGCACCGACATGGTCTGGCTCGCCACGCTGGTCGCGCTGAACCTGCAGATGTCCTTCCTAACGCCGCCCTTCGGCTGGGCGCTGTTCTTCCTGAAAGGGGTGGCGCCGGCCGGGGTCACCACCCGGCACATCTACCTGGGCGCGCTACCCTTCGTGCTGCTGCAGATGCTCGCCGTCGCGATCCT